In Monomorium pharaonis isolate MP-MQ-018 chromosome 3, ASM1337386v2, whole genome shotgun sequence, a genomic segment contains:
- the LOC118644800 gene encoding protein ANTAGONIST OF LIKE HETEROCHROMATIN PROTEIN 1-like, with protein MDRQIIIIIINVMAGHNILRTVVKRLSYEDSSDDECERWHQEANMLQVRLLDRDLNHVVRVRNYVTMTIPNYTERQFREHFRMSRRTFENLEQILTPYLIRTAETGRNTLNVRTQLLAVLWILATPDSFRSVSDRFGISKSLVHDSLKRVVAALNNIVDRFIKWPVGDRLNDVKCRFSQIGSLPDVVGAIDGCHVAIPAPKIHPISYRTRKKEYAITLQAVCDANLMFTDCFVGFAGSVHDARIFRNSDLWHAVMANTNAFFPNKEYIIGDKAYPVLSWCLTPYINRGNITEAQKNFNEQLSKMRQVIERAFALLKGRFRRLKYLDMSCAHLIPYVILACCVLHNICLEGCEDVEDFIQDIEDYDDDNANDFHPNRLPDDDRGLIRRDYLTALLIHNALEM; from the exons atggatagacaaattattattattataatcaatgTAATGGCTGgacacaatattttaagaacagTTGTTAAAAGACTATCGTATGAAGATAGTAGTGATGATGAATGTGAGAGATGGCATCAGGAAGCAAACATGCTTCAAGTGCGGCTTCTTGACCGAGATTTAAACCACGTTGTAAGAGTTAGAAATTATGTCACCATGACAATACCAAATTATACAGAAAGGCAATTTAGAGAACATTTTCGAATGTCTAGAAGAACATTCGAAAACTTAGAGCAAATATTAACACCTTATTTAATAAGAACAGCAGAAACTGGAAGAAATACTTTAAATGTGAGGACACAATTACTCGCAGTTTTGTGGATACTCGCAACTCCTGATTCTTTCAG atctgTGTCTGACCGTTTTGGTATCAGTAAATCACTCGTACATGATTCCTTAAAGAGAGTGGTGGCTGccttaaataatatagtcgATAGATTTATCAAATGGCCGGTTGGTGACCGATTAAATGATGTTAAATGTCGATTTTCTCAAATTGGATCACTTCCTGATGTTGTTGGGGCAATTGACGGATGTCACGTTGCTATTCCTGCACCTAAA ATACATCCGATTTCTTATAGAACTAGAAAGAAGGAATATGCCATAACACTGCAGGCTGTGTGTGATGCAAACCTTATGTTTACAGACTGTTTTGTTGGTTTTGCTGGATCCGTTCACGATGCGAGGATTTTCAGGAATTCTGACCTCTGGCATGCAGTAATGGCGAATACAAATGCCTTCTTCCCTAATAAAGAATACATCATAGGTGATAAAGCCTATCCTGTCTTGTCGTGGTGTTTAACTCCATACATCAACAGAGGCAATATTACCGag GCACAAAAGAATTTCAATGAGCAGTTATCAAAAATGAGGCAGGTTATTGAAAGAGCTTTCGCTCTTCTTAAAGGACGATTCCgacgattaaaatatttggatatgaGTTGCGCTCACCTGATACCCTATGTCATTTTGGCATGTTGTGTATTACATAACATTTGCCTCGAAGGTTGTGAAGACGTTGAGGATTTTATACAGGATATAGAAGAttatgatgatgataatgcaAATGATTTCCATCCTAATCGGTTACCTGATGACGATAGGGGATTGATCCGCCGAGATTATTTAACGGCCCTCTTGATACACAATGCATTAGAAATGTAA
- the LOC118644830 gene encoding uncharacterized protein LOC118644830 — MSLKKIILKPENKDIIVRNEWLNDDHIDHFHELLQNCSDYKPVGTWRIQLPHLIQPVLQDAKHIQILYSSSHWVCSYYDRKNIFIYDSLNNKILHKDHEQFLKRLFPTYDFEKCSVKFPTVQQQPNGNDCGVFAIAFAISLLYNIKPDKVRYDHSLMRPHLLKILESNVIEHFPQDLNYVPQKVLPLAVIRAREAIANAQRIKRSKKNTLKNECHDIDNNQVKKRHINEYNSLIEDNRGKKHYLDNDLENVCLEKRLRYLQNLEQNRAKQLNQYRTDLLNNHSKKRRQYEKIQGNRGIKCYTDNDLENIRAKKRIRYQQNLEQNRAKQRDQYKKDLLNNRAKKRLRYQQNLRQYRAKQLDRYKKDLLNNRAKKRLGYQQNLKQNRAKQLDRYKKDLLNNRAKKRHQYIKNLQKNRLRKRIHYFIHSQHERDRYRKYSDCKWLYNKQYYEKKILKFNSVKKYVGQNIIKKYSKFWSKNYIHMRNPVTITDIMNKLDIKNKIERRLEAERILRSSLYIRNNYIHNMYKILAVLKKKAEVHLTLVTECLTIDDKLHALCGISGHTASSENYFIDSTYSEQFISSQSLITNVKGQIINILPLVEAQAKKAWLCNTSCKINSFVIDRYKQFLEAINTCTLKKIPELLRKVCQKCTVNDLTDKLGHTQACYINPNLCKAMSLSIQLLSPHFPKVRFIKRLIYRMRADYQKLINLEKALNSGDIDILNELITVAQNRANMYKHHQSLTDLSDDDIISKYSKAFKALTKRSIDTPRYVCVSCERLCYKRNVSEISKVKTQLDIPIWRDLMAHIKNQNINPHYICLYCQRKFRNGLMPAYCVLNNYGLKMHQLLVYLLKKKFLNLFYNM, encoded by the coding sequence atgtctctaaagaaaattattttaaagcctgaaaataaagatattattgtcCGGAATGAGTGGCTTAATGATGACCATATTGATCATTTTCATgaacttttacaaaattgttccGACTATAAACCTGTTGGAACATGGCGAATACAGCTTCCTCATTTGATACAACCTGTATTACAAGATGCAAAACACATTCAAATATTGTACAGTTCGTCACATTGGGTATGTAGCTattacgatagaaaaaatatatttatatatgattccttaaataataaaatacttcatAAAGATCATGAACAATTcttgaaaagattatttccAACCTATGATTTTGAGAAATGTTCAGTTAAATTTCCGACTGTGCAACAACAACCAAATGGTAATGATTGTGGTGTTTTTGCAATAGCTTTTgctatttcattattatataacattaaaccTGATAAAGTAAGATATGACCATAGTCTAATGCGtccacatttattaaaaattttggaatCTAATGTGATTGAGCATTTTCCTCAGGATTTAAATTATGTTCCTCAAAAAGTACTTCCATTAGCAGTAATAAGAGCAAGAGAAGCTATAGCTAATGCTCAACGTATAAaaagatctaaaaaaaatactttgaagAATGAATGTCatgatattgataataatcagGTTAAAAAACGTCATATAAAcgaatataattctttgatAGAAGATAATCGTGGTAAAAAACATTATCTAGACAATGATTTGGAAAATGTTTGTCTTGAAAAGCGGCTTCGATATCTACAAAACTTAGAACAAAATCGGGCTAAGCAACTAAATCAATATAGGAcagatttattgaataatcATTCAAAAAAGCGACgtcaatatgaaaaaattcaaGGTAATCGTggtataaaatgttatacagACAATGATTTGGAAAATATTCGTGCTAAAAAACGAATTCGATATCAAcaaaatttagaacaaaatcGGGCTAAGCAACGggatcaatataaaaaagatttactgaATAATCGTGCTAAAAAGCGGCTTCGatatcaacaaaatttaagaCAATATCGGGCTAAGCAACTGGATCggtataaaaaagatttactgaATAATCGTGCTAAAAAGCGGCTTGGatatcaacaaaatttaaaacaaaatcggGCTAAGCAATTGGATCggtataaaaaagatttactgaATAATCGTGCTAAAAAGCGacatcaatatattaaaaatttacaaaaaaatcgtttgcgtaaaagaatacattattttatacattcacAACATGAACGAGATAGATACAGAAAATATTCCGATTGTAAATGGttgtataataaacaatattacgagaaaaagatattaaaatttaattctgtaaaaaaatatgttggccaaaatattattaaaaaatatagtaagttttggtcaaaaaattacatacacatGCGTAATCCCGTGACAATAACAGATATAATGAATAAActggatattaaaaataaaattgaaagacgATTAGAAGCTGAAAGAATTTTGCGTTCGTCTTtgtatattagaaataattatattcacaatatgtataaaatattagctgtattgaagaaaaaagCTGAAGTACACTTAACCCTCGTTACCGAGTGTTTAACAATTGATGATAAATTACATGCGTTATGTGGTATATCGGGTCATACAGCTTcttctgaaaattattttatcgattCTACATATAGtgaacaatttatttcatcGCAATCTTTGATAACAAACGTGAAaggtcaaattataaatatattaccttTGGTAGAAGCACAAGCTAAAAAAGCATGGTTGTGCAATACttcgtgtaaaattaattcatttgtAATCGAtcgttataaacaatttcttgaagcaataaatacatgtactttaaagaaaataccAGAACTATTACGCAAGGTTTGTCAGAAATGTACAGTAAATGATTTAACTGACAAATTAGGTCATACACAGGCTTGTTACATTAATCCAAACCTTTGTAAAGCaatgtctctttctattcaattattatcacCTCATTTTCCAAAGGTGAGATTTATTAAACGTTTGATTTATCGAATGAGAGCAGACTatcaaaagttaataaatctaGAAAAGGCTTTAAATTCTGGCGATATCGATATATTAAATGAACTTATAACTGTGGCACAAAATCGAGCAAATATGTACAAACATCATCAAAGTTTAACTGATTTGAGTGatgatgatattatttctaaatatagcAAAGCATTTAAGGCGTTGACTAAACGTTCCATAGACACACCTCGATATGTTTGTGTTTCATGTGAGAGACTTTGTTATAAGAGAAATGTATCTGAAATTAGTAAGGTTAAAACACAATTAGATATTCCAATTTGGAGAGATTTAATGgcacatataaaaaatcaaaatattaatccgCACTACATATGTCTTTATTGCCAAAGAAAATTCCGTAACGGATTAATGCCTGCttattgtgttttaaataattatggatTAAAGATGCACCAATTATTGGTGTATcttctgaaaaagaaatttctgaaTTTATTCTACAACATGTAA
- the LOC118644801 gene encoding uncharacterized protein LOC118644801: protein MLAAAIIIATSQVKDILGLKVSGTKFVQVWRSIFEHIGETSCWYTALGIVCIIILLLLRGRHKVVMNEDKPLLNSDGNLLIQDIQENEIFAVPMSKSTLEFFNLYVNQELYNEASTSQNNESMSCDNGSNDAGCSSKVHSNLAVSSTASWRDDNEVKCLIYLWRDYQKRFKTMKSRDVWALICEELQKTSSEWRKKTAIQCENKWKDIKRKYTEVKDHNNQSGNDPKTCKFYEELEDVLGEKPCVKPVAVASSLNKRKMPSNSEGNFEEINEDSETSTQSEEIPYQRKKKMTKIQRELKDWSAALIADAKVREEAKERRHREAIAESKNVIDAYKEIMNKLIDKL from the exons ATGTTGGCGGCGGCGATTATCATCGCTACCAGCCAAGTAAAGGATATTCTTGGGCTCAAAGTTTCCGGTACCAAGTTCGTGCAAGTCTGGCGAAGTATTTTCGAGCACATTGGCGAGACGAGTTGTTGGTATACCGCTTTGGGAATTGTCTGTATAATCATTCTTCTACTTCTTCGA gGTCGGCACAAGGTTGTCATGAATGAGGACAAACCTCTATTGAATAGCGATGGAAATTTACTTATCCAAGATATACAAG aaaatgaAATCTTTGCTGTACCTATGTCTAAAAGTACTTTAgagtttttcaatttatatgtGAATCAAGAGTTATATAATGAGGCTTCAACATCACAGAACAACGAATCAATGTCATGTGACAATGGTTCAAATGATGCAGGGTGTTCAAGCAAAGTTCATAGCAATTTAGCag TTTCATCAACAGCATCTTGGAGAGATGACAACGAAGTAAAGTGTCTCATCTATCTTTGGCGAGATTATCAAAAACGTTTCAAAACTATGAAGAGTCGGGATGTGTGGGCTTTAATCTGCGAAGAATTACAAAAGACGTCTTCTGAATGGAGGAAGAAAACTGCAATTCAATGCGAAAACAAGTGGAAAGATATCAAAAGGAAGTACACAGAAGTAAAGGATCATAATAATCAATCTGGTAATGATCCCAAAACTTGCAAGTTTTATGAGGAATTAGAAGACGTTTTAGGAGAAAAACCATGCGTTAAACCTGTCGCTGTTGCGTCTAGTCTTAACAAGAGAAAAATGCCTTCCAATTCTGAAGgcaattttgaagaaataaatgaaGATTCTGAAACTTCAACTCAGTCTGAAGAAATTCCTtaccaaagaaaaaagaaaatgactAAAATTCAGCGAGAATTAAAAGACTGGTCTGCCGCTCTTATTGCGGATGCAAAAGTTCGGGAAGAAGCGAAGGAACGACGTCACAGAGAAGCTATAGCTGAATCAAAAAATGTGATAGATGCCTACAAAGagataatgaataaattaatcgataaattgtaa